In Leucobacter insecticola, one DNA window encodes the following:
- a CDS encoding tetratricopeptide repeat protein, with protein sequence MDGWQARVDAVWNDPAASAEEVVARITELVAALPADDPRGPFELGGAYDSAGQEAAAAEQYARAIELGVSGRARAALDIQYASTLRNLDRAEEAIEILRTSRRDPDLGASPDAFLALALHSAGQPEEALAVALDALIPYLPSYERSLRGYVEELRAGAAN encoded by the coding sequence ATGGACGGGTGGCAGGCGCGCGTCGACGCAGTGTGGAACGACCCCGCGGCATCCGCGGAGGAGGTGGTCGCGCGGATCACGGAGCTGGTGGCGGCGCTGCCAGCGGATGATCCGCGCGGCCCGTTCGAACTCGGCGGGGCCTACGATTCCGCGGGCCAGGAGGCGGCCGCTGCAGAGCAGTACGCCCGCGCGATCGAGCTCGGTGTGAGCGGACGGGCTCGCGCCGCGCTCGACATTCAGTATGCGTCGACGCTGCGCAATCTGGATCGGGCCGAGGAAGCGATTGAGATCCTGCGAACCAGCCGCAGAGACCCCGACCTCGGTGCGTCACCCGACGCATTTCTCGCGCTCGCGCTACACTCGGCGGGCCAGCCGGAGGAGGCCCTCGCTGTGGCGCTCGACGCGCTCATCCCGTACCTGCCGAGCTACGAGCGTTCTCTCCGCGGCTACGTCGAGGAGTTGCGCGCAGGAGCCGCCAACTGA
- a CDS encoding acyl-CoA dehydrogenase family protein produces the protein MLDHRRSVDTLTLLARDVDGLRERDDWFLALAAARNQVCDEARQAVDVAMRFAGSRGFQADSELARLYRDVLAGMFHPSSASALAKTVRASLTD, from the coding sequence GTGCTGGATCATCGCCGTTCGGTCGATACGCTGACGCTGCTCGCGCGCGACGTTGATGGGCTTCGTGAGCGTGACGATTGGTTCTTGGCGCTCGCCGCGGCCCGCAACCAGGTCTGTGACGAAGCGCGGCAGGCCGTGGATGTCGCGATGCGTTTTGCAGGGTCCCGGGGCTTCCAAGCCGACTCGGAACTTGCCCGCCTGTACCGCGACGTGCTCGCCGGGATGTTCCATCCCTCCTCAGCCTCCGCTCTCGCGAAGACGGTGCGCGCCTCGCTCACCGACTGA
- a CDS encoding PhoH family protein, whose amino-acid sequence MANTQHLTSRPSAGAKTTSPAEQAQRTYVLDTSVLLSDPMALFRFAEHSVILPVVVVMELEKKRHDPDLGYFARRALRILDELREKHLRLDSSVPVGDAGGTLRVELNHTNVDALPSGMRLGDNDTRVLAVAQNLASEGLEVTVVSKDLPMRLKAAALGLGSEEYRAELARDDSYSGTSALEVTEEQMRKLWEDDRLDEVEGLADLPLGTGLILTSPRGSALGRVDSARSLTLVRGDREIFGLTGRSAEQRLAIDLLLDPEVGIVSLGGSAGTGKSALALAAGLEAVLERRQHRKVMIFRPLYAVGGQELGYLPGDHQEKMNPWAQAVFDTLGSIVSENVLDEVISRDLIEVLPLTHIRGRSLHDAFVIVDEAQSLERGVLLTMLSRIGQNSRVILTHDVAQRDNLRVGRYDGIAAVIEKLKGHRLFGHVTLTRSERSEIAALVTELLDTP is encoded by the coding sequence GTGGCCAACACCCAGCACCTCACCAGCCGCCCGAGTGCCGGAGCGAAGACGACCTCACCCGCTGAGCAGGCGCAGCGGACCTATGTGCTTGATACTTCTGTGTTGCTGAGCGATCCGATGGCCCTGTTCCGGTTTGCGGAGCACTCGGTGATCCTCCCGGTTGTGGTGGTGATGGAGCTTGAGAAGAAACGCCACGATCCTGACCTCGGATACTTCGCGCGACGAGCGCTGCGGATCCTCGATGAGCTGCGTGAGAAGCATCTGCGCCTCGATTCCTCGGTGCCCGTGGGCGATGCCGGGGGAACGCTTCGGGTGGAGCTTAACCACACAAACGTCGACGCGCTTCCGAGTGGCATGCGACTCGGCGACAACGACACCCGGGTGCTCGCGGTCGCGCAGAACCTTGCTTCCGAGGGGCTTGAAGTCACGGTGGTGTCGAAGGATCTACCGATGCGTCTGAAGGCCGCGGCGCTGGGGCTCGGGTCCGAGGAATACCGTGCGGAACTCGCGCGGGACGATAGCTATTCCGGCACGAGCGCGCTCGAAGTCACCGAAGAGCAGATGCGGAAACTCTGGGAAGATGATCGGCTCGATGAGGTCGAAGGGCTTGCCGATCTCCCTCTGGGCACCGGGCTTATCTTGACCTCGCCCCGCGGCTCGGCGCTCGGTCGGGTCGACAGTGCGCGATCATTGACACTCGTGCGCGGCGACCGCGAGATTTTCGGGCTCACCGGGCGCAGCGCCGAGCAGCGGCTCGCGATCGATCTGCTGCTTGATCCTGAGGTCGGAATCGTGTCGCTCGGAGGCAGCGCAGGTACGGGTAAGTCGGCGCTCGCGCTCGCAGCCGGTCTTGAAGCGGTGCTTGAACGCAGACAGCACCGGAAAGTCATGATCTTTCGGCCGCTGTATGCCGTGGGAGGCCAAGAGCTCGGGTACCTTCCCGGCGATCACCAGGAGAAGATGAACCCGTGGGCGCAGGCCGTGTTCGATACCCTCGGCTCGATCGTCTCGGAAAATGTGCTTGATGAGGTGATCTCGCGGGATCTCATTGAGGTACTGCCGCTCACCCACATTCGCGGGCGATCACTGCACGACGCGTTCGTGATTGTTGATGAGGCGCAGTCGCTGGAGCGGGGTGTGCTGCTCACGATGCTCAGCAGGATCGGCCAGAACTCTCGGGTGATCCTGACCCATGATGTGGCGCAGCGCGACAACTTGCGGGTGGGGCGTTACGACGGGATCGCCGCGGTAATTGAAAAGCTGAAGGGTCACAGGCTCTTCGGTCACGTCACGCTCACCCGCTCTGAGCGGAGCGAAATCGCGGCGCTCGTCACGGAGCTGCTCGACACCCCGTAG
- a CDS encoding TetR/AcrR family transcriptional regulator, with translation MTDARIVRTRAALHAAILELAAQKPVPDITVSELAQQAGINRVTFYKHYTSPADALGAAIERELADARQHFLAGHEGPTLNPGQGFREGVSLVLDHVERHRALYLLAINTPQDGSVPNSLANHFTKSMQEYLALRVKLSPPIPELDEQMVAGYYGYAMVGAIKGWLLKGNASREEFAQVLVSLIPTWWFINED, from the coding sequence ATGACCGACGCAAGAATTGTCAGGACCCGGGCGGCGCTGCACGCTGCCATTTTGGAACTCGCGGCGCAAAAGCCCGTCCCCGACATCACCGTGTCCGAGCTCGCGCAGCAGGCCGGGATCAACCGAGTGACGTTTTACAAGCATTACACCTCCCCTGCAGATGCGCTGGGCGCCGCCATCGAGCGAGAGCTTGCTGACGCACGCCAACACTTCCTTGCGGGACACGAGGGACCAACACTCAATCCTGGGCAGGGATTCCGCGAAGGAGTTTCGTTGGTGCTCGACCACGTCGAGCGCCATCGAGCCCTGTACCTTTTGGCCATCAATACCCCGCAAGACGGCTCCGTGCCCAACAGCCTCGCGAATCATTTCACAAAATCAATGCAGGAGTACCTCGCTTTGCGGGTGAAACTCTCACCGCCAATTCCGGAACTCGACGAGCAAATGGTGGCGGGCTACTACGGTTACGCCATGGTTGGAGCGATCAAAGGGTGGCTCCTGAAAGGCAATGCCAGCCGCGAAGAGTTCGCTCAGGTCCTCGTCTCGCTGATCCCCACCTGGTGGTTCATCAACGAGGACTAA
- a CDS encoding acyl-CoA dehydrogenase family protein gives MTTTIDQLFNVADYVTEEEREWQLKAREFAQTRIRPVIDQAFEDRRLPVELLPEVGEFGAFGMYMEGYGLRGASSVAYGLVAMEFEAVDSGFRTALSVQGSLAMGAIYKFGSEEQKERWLPAMGRGEAIGFFGLTEPQGGSDPNTMLTTARRDGEEWVLNGKKRWIGLGTIAAVGVIWAKDEEGVVRGFVVPTDTPGFTATAIENKLSMRASLQTEIELSDVRLPLDAILPKSKGLSSPFKCLNEARYGIAWGVMGAARSCLEVAVERSKSREVFGAPIGGKQIIQAQLADMFVEYEKGLLLALHLGRLKDAGTLSYGQISVGKLNNVREAIKIASTARSILGGDGITSDFPVMRHMANLESVRTYEGTDEVHQLVIGRELTGIAAF, from the coding sequence ATGACCACCACGATCGACCAGCTTTTCAATGTCGCCGACTACGTGACCGAAGAGGAGCGCGAGTGGCAGCTGAAGGCGCGTGAATTTGCGCAGACCAGGATCCGCCCGGTCATTGACCAAGCGTTCGAGGATCGACGGCTGCCGGTCGAGTTGCTGCCCGAGGTGGGTGAGTTTGGCGCATTTGGTATGTATATGGAGGGTTACGGCCTGCGCGGGGCCTCGTCCGTTGCTTACGGCCTCGTCGCGATGGAGTTCGAAGCCGTCGATTCCGGCTTCCGCACAGCACTCTCCGTGCAGGGCTCGCTCGCGATGGGCGCGATTTACAAGTTCGGTTCCGAAGAGCAGAAAGAGCGCTGGCTGCCGGCGATGGGCCGCGGCGAGGCCATCGGATTTTTTGGACTGACCGAGCCGCAGGGCGGATCCGATCCCAACACGATGCTCACCACGGCTCGCCGTGACGGTGAGGAATGGGTGTTGAACGGTAAGAAGCGCTGGATCGGTCTCGGCACGATCGCCGCGGTCGGGGTGATCTGGGCGAAAGATGAGGAGGGCGTGGTGCGCGGCTTTGTTGTGCCCACCGATACCCCGGGGTTCACAGCGACCGCGATCGAAAACAAGCTATCCATGCGAGCCTCGCTGCAGACCGAGATTGAGCTCAGCGATGTGCGCCTCCCACTGGACGCGATCCTGCCGAAATCCAAGGGTCTCTCCTCCCCATTTAAGTGCCTCAATGAGGCCCGCTACGGGATTGCCTGGGGCGTGATGGGGGCTGCCAGATCCTGTCTCGAGGTCGCCGTGGAACGCTCCAAGAGCCGGGAAGTGTTCGGGGCCCCGATTGGTGGCAAGCAAATTATTCAGGCGCAGCTTGCCGACATGTTCGTCGAGTACGAAAAGGGGCTGCTGCTTGCGCTGCACCTGGGGCGCCTGAAAGACGCGGGCACCCTCAGCTACGGTCAGATCTCGGTCGGCAAGCTCAATAACGTGAGGGAAGCAATCAAGATCGCAAGCACGGCCCGCTCGATTCTTGGCGGCGACGGAATCACGAGCGATTTCCCGGTGATGCGTCACATGGCGAACCTTGAGTCAGTGCGCACCTACGAGGGCACTGACGAGGTGCACCAGCTCGTGATCGGGCGAGAACTCACCGGCATTGCAGCGTTTTAG
- a CDS encoding CaiB/BaiF CoA transferase family protein encodes MNEALDEQRPSGALSGIRIADFSRVLAGPHATMILADLGADVIKIESPEGDGTRQWRPPVNAIGQSTYFAGVNRGKRSVVCDLRDPAGLARATELAQTADVVIENFKPGTMERFGLGYEALSQVNPGVVYCSISGFGDAAGKDLPGYDLLVQAVGGLMSITGEQGGEPMKVGVALVDILTGLNSVIGIQAALRARDTLGGSGQHVKVTLLGSLLSALANQASSTLETGVSPRRMGNAHPSIAPYETLDAADQPIALAVGTDGQFARLCEVLGVSELASDERFATNPERVANRVALRAALEVPLRTRSAAEWIEAFTAASIPAGRVNTIGQAIDLAQSLGLDIVAETPATAPDGSTAKLRSIATPISFSATPARYQAAPPGVGEHQDATWLPRSN; translated from the coding sequence ATGAACGAGGCCCTGGACGAACAGCGGCCCTCTGGTGCCTTGAGCGGGATCCGAATCGCCGATTTCTCCCGCGTGCTCGCAGGTCCCCACGCGACAATGATCCTCGCTGATCTCGGCGCAGACGTTATCAAAATCGAAAGCCCCGAGGGAGACGGTACGAGGCAGTGGCGGCCACCGGTGAACGCGATCGGCCAGAGCACCTACTTCGCGGGAGTGAACCGCGGCAAGCGTTCGGTCGTCTGTGATCTGCGCGACCCGGCAGGTCTCGCCCGCGCGACCGAGCTCGCGCAGACGGCCGACGTGGTGATCGAAAACTTCAAACCGGGCACCATGGAGCGGTTTGGCCTGGGGTATGAGGCGCTGTCTCAGGTCAACCCCGGAGTGGTCTACTGCTCGATCTCCGGCTTTGGCGACGCGGCGGGCAAAGACCTGCCCGGCTATGACCTGCTGGTGCAGGCGGTCGGCGGTCTCATGAGCATCACCGGAGAGCAGGGCGGCGAGCCAATGAAGGTCGGCGTCGCACTCGTGGACATTCTCACGGGCCTCAACTCCGTGATCGGGATCCAGGCCGCACTGCGGGCGCGAGATACGCTCGGCGGCTCGGGGCAGCACGTCAAGGTTACGCTGCTCGGGTCCCTGCTCTCCGCGCTCGCAAACCAGGCCTCCTCGACTCTCGAAACCGGAGTATCACCCCGACGCATGGGGAACGCCCACCCCTCGATCGCGCCCTACGAAACGCTCGATGCCGCCGACCAGCCGATCGCGCTCGCCGTCGGCACCGACGGGCAGTTCGCGAGGCTGTGCGAGGTTCTCGGAGTGTCGGAGCTTGCGAGCGACGAGAGATTCGCCACGAATCCGGAGCGGGTAGCGAACCGGGTCGCGCTGCGGGCCGCGCTTGAGGTGCCGCTGCGTACGCGATCCGCCGCGGAATGGATCGAGGCCTTCACCGCGGCGAGCATCCCTGCCGGGCGGGTGAATACGATCGGCCAGGCGATCGATCTTGCGCAGTCCCTCGGCCTTGATATCGTCGCCGAAACCCCCGCAACCGCCCCAGACGGTTCGACGGCGAAGCTGCGCTCGATCGCGACACCGATCAGTTTCTCCGCTACGCCTGCGAGATACCAGGCAGCGCCACCCGGCGTTGGGGAGCACCAGGACGCCACCTGGCTGCCGCGCTCAAACTGA
- a CDS encoding PucR family transcriptional regulator translates to MVALSSLLALPHLGLRLVQAGPGDPELVWVSTTELLDLSEHLEGGEIILTTGLTLDGSDPRWRDFVASLSRARVAAIGFGIGVNHERIPAPLIHAASTYRVALFEIPLPTPFIAVSKAVAELLRADELRAARSALQVQQRLLDRSRGDQDPAEVLASIAQATGRHLALLGSDHTVLASTAGFSAEQTDVEYIALDSEDALRLAVAGNTPLTSEGRSVIAAGSMVLGAMLRGDRAEETRERGRWERFTESLLTGTGSPDSSAILNPSIELPERVRAIALQGTSEDIAEWRRRPRSGLDRLIAPSSESPRAPGLSLAWQLCADLETAVEQALKVAAGHDLDAVVGRPAPIADSLLSFRSAQARLQSLSLTAPLYTAPRVPEVVWADRDAPLLEALLSATSDGAEPAKMRGSLSTSVLGPLSRFSTELQAAERAQLSETLRAVFLADGQRGPAAAALGIHRNTLRDRLTRIERLTERSLSDPDDRAELWFALRLEDAS, encoded by the coding sequence ATGGTTGCACTCTCCTCCCTGCTCGCCCTGCCCCATCTCGGGCTGCGACTCGTGCAGGCTGGGCCCGGTGATCCAGAACTCGTCTGGGTGTCGACGACCGAACTGCTCGACCTCAGCGAGCACCTCGAAGGCGGGGAGATCATCCTCACCACCGGCCTCACGCTCGACGGCAGCGATCCACGATGGCGAGATTTTGTGGCGAGCCTGAGCCGGGCGCGGGTCGCGGCCATCGGATTCGGGATCGGCGTCAATCACGAACGCATCCCGGCTCCCCTGATCCACGCCGCCAGCACGTATCGAGTCGCCCTGTTCGAGATCCCGCTGCCCACCCCGTTCATCGCGGTGAGCAAGGCCGTCGCCGAGCTGCTGCGGGCCGACGAGCTGCGCGCGGCCCGCAGTGCGCTGCAGGTACAGCAGCGACTGCTTGACCGTTCGCGGGGGGATCAGGATCCGGCCGAGGTGTTAGCCAGTATCGCCCAGGCAACGGGCCGACACCTTGCGCTCCTCGGTTCAGACCATACGGTGCTTGCGAGCACGGCAGGGTTCTCCGCGGAGCAGACAGACGTCGAGTACATCGCGCTCGACTCGGAGGATGCGCTCAGGCTCGCTGTCGCGGGAAACACCCCGCTGACGTCGGAGGGCCGCTCGGTTATCGCCGCGGGTTCGATGGTGCTTGGTGCGATGCTGCGCGGGGACCGCGCGGAGGAAACCCGAGAGCGTGGGCGCTGGGAGCGTTTCACCGAGAGCTTACTCACGGGCACCGGGTCACCCGACAGCTCAGCGATCCTGAACCCGTCAATTGAGCTCCCCGAGCGCGTCAGAGCGATCGCGCTCCAAGGCACCTCGGAAGACATCGCGGAGTGGCGAAGGCGCCCCCGAAGCGGCCTCGACCGACTCATCGCCCCCTCCTCTGAATCGCCTCGCGCGCCCGGGCTGAGCCTCGCTTGGCAGCTGTGCGCGGATCTGGAGACCGCCGTCGAGCAGGCACTCAAGGTCGCAGCCGGCCATGATCTTGACGCGGTCGTCGGGAGACCCGCCCCGATCGCTGATTCACTGCTGAGCTTCCGATCCGCGCAGGCGCGACTGCAGTCACTCTCACTCACCGCTCCGCTCTACACGGCACCGCGTGTGCCGGAGGTGGTGTGGGCGGATCGAGACGCCCCGCTGCTCGAAGCGTTACTGAGCGCCACCTCGGACGGCGCCGAACCCGCCAAGATGCGCGGTTCGCTGAGCACGAGCGTACTGGGGCCACTCTCCCGCTTCAGCACCGAACTTCAGGCGGCCGAGCGCGCACAGCTCAGCGAAACACTGCGGGCCGTCTTCCTGGCCGACGGCCAGCGCGGGCCCGCCGCAGCGGCGCTCGGGATCCACCGCAACACGCTCCGAGATCGACTTACTCGCATCGAACGCTTGACCGAGCGCTCCCTTTCTGACCCCGATGATCGCGCCGAGCTGTGGTTCGCTCTGCGGCTCGAGGATGCTTCGTAG
- a CDS encoding LysR family transcriptional regulator has protein sequence MASEIDPRALMSFRAVAQRGSFAAAARELGWTQQALSSQVSRLEQGLGVTLVTRTVKGVQLTDAGERLLRHAVLIDGHLERAAREVASLVGEEARTVRVVAFPSACTSIVAPAMSELIARADTQQAPAIELEQLEPVAVPEMLRRGAADVALVFRSDGEETPEWEAFETIPIGWDPLQLIVSQRRVAGAGPQTRRLSEHANDRWVSGCPSCRQRFLRIAEREGFVPDIRHATDDYMVVQELVARDMSVSVVPRLSLISYRHPGVRAYGLAEQDGRELMILVAKDEVRPEVRAVVKALCHAAARVLDPAV, from the coding sequence GTGGCCTCGGAAATCGATCCGCGAGCGCTGATGTCGTTTCGGGCCGTGGCGCAACGGGGCTCGTTTGCTGCGGCCGCTCGTGAGCTCGGATGGACCCAACAGGCGCTCAGTAGTCAGGTGAGTCGGCTCGAACAGGGGCTCGGGGTAACACTGGTGACGCGCACCGTGAAGGGTGTGCAATTGACCGACGCGGGCGAGCGCTTGCTGCGCCACGCGGTACTGATCGACGGTCATCTGGAACGAGCTGCTCGGGAGGTGGCGAGCCTCGTGGGGGAGGAGGCCCGCACCGTGCGTGTCGTCGCATTTCCTTCGGCCTGCACGAGCATTGTGGCGCCGGCAATGTCTGAGCTGATCGCCCGGGCTGATACCCAGCAGGCCCCCGCTATCGAACTGGAGCAGCTGGAACCCGTGGCGGTGCCCGAGATGCTGCGGCGGGGTGCGGCCGATGTTGCCCTGGTGTTTCGCTCCGACGGTGAGGAAACCCCGGAGTGGGAAGCGTTTGAAACGATTCCGATTGGCTGGGATCCGTTGCAGCTCATTGTGTCGCAGCGCAGGGTGGCGGGTGCCGGGCCGCAGACGCGCAGGCTCAGCGAGCATGCAAATGATCGCTGGGTAAGCGGTTGCCCGAGCTGCCGTCAACGCTTTCTGCGGATTGCCGAGCGGGAGGGGTTTGTTCCCGACATTCGGCACGCCACTGACGACTACATGGTGGTGCAGGAGCTTGTGGCCAGAGACATGAGCGTGTCTGTTGTGCCCCGGCTGAGCCTGATCAGTTACCGACACCCGGGGGTGCGAGCCTACGGGTTGGCGGAGCAAGACGGACGCGAACTCATGATCCTGGTGGCGAAGGACGAGGTGCGCCCCGAGGTGCGCGCAGTTGTCAAGGCGCTGTGCCATGCTGCAGCGCGCGTGCTTGATCCCGCGGTGTGA
- a CDS encoding glutaredoxin domain-containing protein, which produces MSGEAASFSLEELAPYLPERGTVTVFSAVWCGYCRRLKAVLTRSSIVFREVLVEEDPAAERLAITLNGGEDWLIPTVIFSDASTAINPGLREVMARLAQIEDTR; this is translated from the coding sequence ATGAGCGGGGAAGCGGCATCGTTCAGCCTCGAGGAACTGGCGCCGTATCTGCCTGAACGCGGCACCGTGACGGTGTTTTCCGCCGTCTGGTGTGGGTACTGCCGGAGACTGAAAGCCGTGCTGACCCGCAGCAGTATCGTGTTTCGCGAGGTGCTCGTCGAAGAGGATCCCGCGGCTGAGCGGCTTGCGATCACGCTCAACGGGGGCGAGGACTGGCTGATTCCGACCGTGATCTTTTCGGACGCATCGACCGCGATCAATCCCGGGCTGCGCGAGGTGATGGCCCGGCTCGCGCAAATCGAAGACACGCGGTAG
- a CDS encoding MalY/PatB family protein, producing MQSAPATGDGVIEGDGVITGDIGRTLAEMSFGCPPAVTRALFSALERGELGYIGENDVARLQTAVAEWLDTSYDWRPRSEEIRPVSDLVGGFRAVLTHFLPEGAPIIVPTPGYMPFTTMPNQMNRPVIEVPMIREGGAWRYDFAGIRRAFAAGARLLVLCNPHNPIGKVATPSELDEIEHIVAEHDGLVFSDEIHAPLILGAAPHQVYAARSARAAAHTITATSASKAFNIPGVKCGQLVFSNPDHLAHWQSIGHWYEHQTSVLGVVATEAAYSFGRPWLTETIDYLRQTVADTAATIEQSAEQTGLQIIRPDATYLLWIDLNDSGLLRAEQSAAQTVYDAAKLVVTDGAGCGVAGRGFIRFNAAIPHPHAREAMRRLERAAILTGAAR from the coding sequence ACATTGGCCGCACCCTTGCGGAGATGTCATTTGGCTGTCCGCCTGCGGTGACCCGGGCCCTCTTCAGCGCGTTAGAGCGAGGGGAACTCGGGTATATCGGGGAGAATGACGTGGCGCGCCTGCAGACCGCAGTGGCCGAATGGCTCGACACCTCCTACGACTGGCGTCCAAGGTCCGAGGAGATCCGGCCCGTGTCCGATCTCGTCGGCGGCTTCCGCGCGGTACTCACCCACTTCCTGCCGGAGGGAGCGCCGATCATTGTGCCGACCCCCGGCTACATGCCCTTCACGACGATGCCCAACCAGATGAATCGGCCCGTCATCGAGGTCCCGATGATTCGCGAGGGCGGCGCGTGGCGCTACGACTTCGCAGGGATTCGCAGGGCGTTCGCCGCCGGTGCACGCCTGCTCGTGCTGTGCAATCCCCATAATCCCATCGGCAAGGTTGCGACGCCGTCGGAGCTCGACGAGATCGAACACATCGTTGCCGAGCACGATGGGCTGGTGTTCTCGGACGAGATTCATGCGCCGCTGATCCTCGGCGCTGCTCCGCATCAGGTCTATGCCGCACGCTCGGCCCGCGCCGCAGCCCACACCATCACCGCGACCTCTGCAAGCAAAGCGTTTAACATTCCCGGGGTGAAATGCGGCCAGCTCGTCTTTTCGAACCCTGATCACCTGGCGCACTGGCAGAGCATTGGTCACTGGTACGAGCATCAGACCTCGGTGCTGGGCGTCGTCGCAACTGAGGCGGCCTATTCTTTCGGCCGCCCATGGTTGACGGAAACGATCGACTACCTGCGTCAGACGGTCGCGGATACTGCCGCCACGATCGAGCAATCGGCCGAGCAGACCGGCCTGCAGATCATCCGCCCAGACGCGACGTACCTGCTATGGATCGATCTGAATGACTCCGGGTTGTTGCGCGCGGAGCAGAGCGCGGCGCAGACCGTCTACGACGCGGCGAAACTGGTCGTCACCGACGGGGCCGGTTGCGGAGTTGCTGGGCGGGGCTTCATTCGCTTCAACGCCGCGATCCCGCACCCCCACGCGCGCGAGGCGATGCGTCGTCTGGAACGCGCCGCGATTCTTACCGGAGCAGCGCGATGA